Proteins from a single region of Desulfobacter postgatei 2ac9:
- a CDS encoding thiamine diphosphokinase, with protein MKTVIVANGTLSEPDGLLPRIQQADMVIAADGGAVHLHHMGIIPGIIIGDLDSIPTETLLFYKEKQVKILKHPVRKDQTDMELCMTYAIDHGCTELLIMGATSTRLDHTLANIFLLRRLADQGIPTTILDAYNDIHVVVSDLTLMGRPGDLLSVIPVSDHVKGLTLEGLEYPLTDQNLCMGSTMGISNVFTQDEAKISLKSGAVLVIKPKEE; from the coding sequence ATGAAAACAGTCATTGTAGCAAACGGAACCCTGTCTGAGCCGGACGGGCTTTTACCCCGGATACAACAAGCGGATATGGTTATTGCCGCAGACGGCGGGGCAGTTCATCTTCACCACATGGGCATTATTCCCGGGATTATCATCGGCGACCTTGATTCCATTCCTACAGAGACCCTTTTATTTTATAAAGAAAAACAGGTTAAAATTTTAAAGCATCCGGTACGCAAAGACCAGACAGATATGGAATTGTGCATGACATATGCTATTGACCATGGATGCACCGAGCTTCTCATTATGGGTGCCACCAGCACCCGGCTTGACCATACCCTGGCAAATATTTTCCTTCTGCGCAGACTTGCAGACCAGGGGATCCCGACCACGATCTTAGATGCATATAATGATATTCATGTTGTTGTTTCCGACCTGACACTCATGGGCCGTCCCGGCGACCTGTTGTCCGTCATCCCGGTATCAGACCATGTTAAAGGGCTGACCCTGGAGGGACTGGAGTACCCCTTGACGGATCAAAACCTTTGCATGGGTTCGACCATGGGTATCAGCAATGTTTTCACACAGGATGAGGCCAAAATCAGTCTTAAGTCCGGCGCCGTACTGGTCATAAAACCAAAGGAAGAGTGA
- a CDS encoding ABC transporter permease, whose product MFWIRTAFRELITHKGFSLFFILNLALGLAGFIAIQSFRESLDRHMDDNLKEILTADLVLISYDSLTPQEMHQAERILAGYLDKARMVTFFSMARADDRSRLVRVMAMDEAYPLYGGFTFEGETSSKDIQGNPGLFMTRDTARALGIKTDAHRGKAVKLGEKNFLIRDFFKDDPDKNLTGFELAPKVYMGLDQLAGTGLIRFGSRVRYMYYYRFEPGVNLEGKIRDIKQHFYDPVRNQPRLNVHDARDVNQRLGSLSRYFTRYMGLVSIIALFLAGMVAAYLFRGFLTLKSKEMAILMAVGAVRKHIYFYVSCQLMFLGIVSAILAVIISMLLLPVFPVIFKDLIPAHLNLRVSFETLAAALAVGIAGSLVFCLPLFVTIFSIRPLTLLQENSVTARFSKRKILWQALSFVPVIAALFLMSVMVSGSMADGTLFAGGFILALGMFSLVGGLVFWGCRFPAASRQIPVKIAFRNLFRNKWSSLSCFVTIAMGVFLIAIVPQVRKGLETEIIRPKGLKIPVLFLADIQEEQKAPLIRFMETQEGELARISPMVRGRIKTVNQQPFYGPNDRSDKRARGRRLEFIFSFRKTLDASEKVVQGRPISQTPWEFGSNTPFEISMERSFADRHEIKIGDALEVDIQGISLTGKVVNLRQVKWASFQPNFFMLFQDGVLNDAPKTYVASISNLVQSRRHELKNRIVDRFSNISVIDVTQTAQTILGVTDRLSLSVKFMAWLAIAAGLLSIFSISRHQAFKNRNQINLLKVLGTDFNTLGLITLLESGFIGFSAGITALCLSVAVSFGISWYFFDSLWQLDGGTLFLILCLSTVTCMATGLGAAWQVMKGRPVELLGQGYSK is encoded by the coding sequence ATGTTTTGGATACGCACGGCGTTCAGGGAATTGATCACTCACAAGGGGTTTTCCCTGTTTTTCATCCTGAACCTGGCCCTGGGACTGGCCGGGTTTATCGCCATCCAGTCCTTCCGGGAGTCCCTGGATCGCCACATGGATGACAATCTCAAAGAAATTCTCACCGCCGACCTGGTGCTGATTTCCTATGATTCCCTGACACCGCAGGAAATGCATCAGGCAGAGCGGATACTTGCCGGATACCTGGATAAGGCGCGGATGGTCACGTTTTTTTCCATGGCCCGGGCAGATGACCGCTCCAGGTTGGTCAGGGTTATGGCCATGGACGAAGCCTACCCCCTGTACGGGGGCTTCACGTTTGAAGGAGAGACCAGTTCAAAAGATATCCAGGGCAACCCCGGGCTGTTTATGACCCGGGACACGGCTCGGGCCCTTGGGATCAAGACCGATGCCCACCGTGGAAAAGCGGTGAAGTTGGGAGAAAAAAACTTTTTGATCCGGGACTTTTTCAAGGATGATCCGGACAAGAACCTGACCGGGTTTGAATTGGCCCCCAAGGTTTATATGGGCCTGGACCAGCTGGCCGGGACCGGGTTGATCCGGTTTGGCAGCCGGGTCCGGTATATGTATTACTATCGATTCGAACCGGGAGTAAATCTGGAAGGAAAAATCCGTGACATCAAACAGCATTTTTATGATCCGGTCCGGAATCAGCCCCGGCTTAATGTCCATGATGCCCGGGACGTCAACCAGCGGCTGGGCAGTCTCAGCCGGTATTTTACCCGGTACATGGGCCTGGTCAGTATCATTGCACTGTTCCTGGCCGGCATGGTGGCGGCCTATCTTTTCAGGGGATTTTTAACTTTGAAATCAAAGGAAATGGCCATTTTGATGGCCGTGGGGGCGGTCCGTAAACATATTTATTTTTATGTGAGCTGCCAACTCATGTTCCTGGGCATAGTTTCAGCCATCCTGGCGGTGATCATTTCCATGCTGCTTCTGCCGGTTTTCCCCGTGATTTTCAAGGACCTGATTCCGGCTCATCTGAACCTGAGGGTCTCCTTTGAAACCCTGGCTGCTGCCCTGGCTGTGGGTATAGCCGGCAGTCTGGTGTTTTGTCTGCCCCTGTTTGTCACGATTTTCAGTATCCGTCCCCTGACCCTGCTTCAGGAGAATTCCGTGACAGCCCGGTTCTCAAAACGCAAAATCCTGTGGCAGGCATTGTCATTTGTGCCGGTCATCGCAGCGCTTTTCCTGATGTCAGTGATGGTGTCCGGGAGCATGGCCGACGGAACCCTGTTTGCCGGCGGGTTTATTCTGGCTTTGGGCATGTTTTCCCTGGTCGGCGGCCTGGTGTTTTGGGGATGCCGTTTTCCGGCTGCGTCACGGCAGATCCCGGTGAAGATTGCTTTCCGGAACCTGTTCCGCAACAAGTGGTCGTCCCTGTCCTGTTTTGTCACCATTGCCATGGGCGTGTTCCTGATTGCCATTGTCCCCCAGGTCCGCAAAGGCCTGGAAACCGAGATTATCCGGCCAAAAGGATTGAAAATCCCGGTATTGTTCCTGGCCGATATCCAGGAAGAGCAAAAAGCGCCCCTGATCCGGTTCATGGAAACGCAGGAGGGCGAGCTGGCCCGGATTTCCCCCATGGTCCGGGGACGAATCAAGACCGTGAACCAACAGCCCTTTTACGGGCCCAATGATAGATCCGATAAAAGGGCCAGGGGCCGGCGGCTGGAGTTTATTTTTTCTTTTCGCAAAACCCTTGATGCGTCCGAAAAGGTGGTCCAGGGACGGCCCATCTCTCAAACCCCATGGGAATTCGGCAGCAACACACCATTTGAAATTTCCATGGAACGCTCCTTTGCCGACCGCCATGAAATAAAGATCGGTGACGCGCTGGAAGTGGATATCCAGGGGATTTCCCTGACCGGGAAAGTGGTCAACCTGCGCCAGGTAAAATGGGCCAGCTTCCAGCCCAATTTTTTCATGCTGTTCCAGGACGGGGTGCTCAACGACGCGCCCAAAACCTATGTGGCCAGCATTTCCAACCTGGTCCAGTCCCGCCGCCATGAATTAAAAAATAGAATTGTAGACCGGTTTTCCAATATTTCCGTCATTGATGTGACCCAGACAGCCCAGACCATCCTGGGTGTGACCGACCGCCTCTCCCTGTCCGTGAAATTCATGGCCTGGCTGGCTATTGCCGCAGGACTTTTATCTATATTTTCTATTTCCCGGCATCAGGCCTTTAAAAACCGGAACCAGATCAACCTGCTCAAGGTCCTGGGTACGGATTTTAACACCCTGGGGCTCATTACCCTGCTGGAGTCCGGATTTATCGGGTTTTCGGCAGGAATTACGGCCTTGTGCCTGAGTGTCGCGGTCTCCTTTGGGATCTCCTGGTATTTTTTTGACAGCCTGTGGCAGCTGGACGGGGGAACCCTTTTCCTGATCCTGTGTCTCTCAACGGTGACCTGCATGGCTACCGGCCTTGGGGCGGCATGGCAGGTCATGAAGGGCCGGCCGGTTGAGCTGCTGGGTCAAGGGTACTCAAAATAG
- the lptF gene encoding LPS export ABC transporter permease LptF translates to MKVFKRIHTYLFFELIPPFAISTFFLTSVFLMTRIPDITNMVVNYNSSITDILLLISYTLPRFMEFTIPMSVMISVLLTIMRMSGDNEIIALKGAGMSLYKLLPPVLLFSVITLLITMWVTVYGIPNGKLALKVKTIELARSSIDAALQERQFNSQLNGIMIYVAHVDMGTRDLTDVFIEDRRTADMVSISTAPRGRLVRQGDQDVYTIRLYDGMINQVNVQNHSVTNINFGHYDINVDLTAMQQHKSTEVTKDFDEMGLHELLQRIKIGFKKPEMDREARLVLHEKFSISFACLALGVLAFPLGVQSISLRKSSGFGMGIGFFLLYYLLLAFGWSGGEAGRYPPVIAMWLPNVVMGGAGIFLLIRNAKEQPVHLPRWMQNLAATVVVCFRKRRKS, encoded by the coding sequence ATGAAGGTTTTCAAACGTATACATACCTATCTTTTTTTTGAGCTGATCCCGCCGTTTGCCATAAGCACCTTTTTTCTGACCTCGGTGTTTTTGATGACCCGGATTCCGGATATCACGAATATGGTGGTTAACTACAACTCCAGTATCACGGATATCCTGCTTTTGATATCCTATACCCTGCCGCGGTTCATGGAGTTTACCATTCCCATGTCGGTCATGATTTCGGTGCTTTTGACTATCATGCGCATGTCAGGGGACAATGAAATCATCGCCCTGAAAGGGGCGGGAATGTCTTTGTACAAACTTTTGCCGCCCGTACTTCTCTTCAGTGTGATTACCCTTTTAATCACCATGTGGGTGACGGTTTACGGGATTCCCAATGGCAAACTGGCCCTGAAGGTGAAAACCATAGAACTTGCCAGGTCCAGTATTGACGCAGCACTGCAGGAGCGCCAGTTCAACAGTCAGCTGAATGGAATCATGATTTACGTGGCCCATGTGGATATGGGCACCCGGGATTTGACGGACGTATTCATTGAGGACCGCAGGACTGCCGACATGGTTTCTATCTCAACCGCTCCCAGGGGACGCCTGGTGCGCCAGGGAGACCAGGATGTATACACCATCCGTCTGTATGACGGCATGATCAACCAGGTTAATGTTCAGAATCATTCCGTAACCAATATCAATTTCGGGCACTATGACATCAATGTCGACCTGACTGCCATGCAACAACATAAGTCCACGGAAGTGACAAAGGATTTTGATGAAATGGGCCTTCATGAACTGCTCCAGCGTATCAAAATCGGTTTTAAAAAACCTGAAATGGATAGGGAAGCACGTCTGGTTTTGCATGAAAAATTTTCCATTTCCTTTGCTTGTCTTGCTTTGGGGGTGTTGGCATTTCCCTTGGGTGTTCAGTCCATATCCTTAAGAAAATCAAGCGGATTTGGAATGGGAATCGGTTTTTTCCTGCTTTACTATCTCCTGCTGGCCTTTGGCTGGTCCGGCGGGGAGGCCGGCCGTTATCCGCCGGTCATTGCCATGTGGCTGCCCAATGTGGTTATGGGGGGGGCGGGCATTTTTCTTTTGATCCGTAATGCCAAGGAGCAGCCCGTACATCTGCCCCGTTGGATGCAAAATCTTGCGGCAACTGTCGTGGTCTGTTTCAGGAAAAGGAGAAAATCGTGA
- a CDS encoding MarR family winged helix-turn-helix transcriptional regulator → MAVTELSNQRCQTLLISIRKIIQAVDIHSRKLNKEFGLTGPQLIVLKEISAHGQISITPLSRATSLSQATVTDITKRLESRGYIARKKREDDRRAVSLFLTEKGQDIIKNLPPLLQETFTQQFSDIEDWEQMMIITAFKRVVSLMAADKLEAPPILLTGPIRHNTND, encoded by the coding sequence ATGGCCGTAACAGAACTCAGCAACCAAAGATGTCAAACCCTTTTGATATCAATTCGTAAAATCATCCAGGCGGTTGACATTCATTCCAGAAAACTGAACAAAGAATTTGGTCTAACAGGCCCCCAGCTTATTGTACTCAAGGAAATTTCCGCCCATGGCCAGATTTCCATTACCCCGTTATCCCGGGCCACAAGCTTAAGCCAGGCAACCGTAACAGATATCACCAAGCGCCTTGAGAGCCGTGGATACATTGCCAGAAAAAAAAGAGAGGATGACAGGCGGGCTGTCAGTCTTTTTCTCACGGAAAAAGGTCAGGATATCATCAAAAACCTGCCGCCTCTGCTCCAGGAGACATTCACACAGCAATTTTCCGATATTGAAGACTGGGAGCAGATGATGATCATAACCGCCTTTAAGCGGGTGGTGAGCCTTATGGCTGCAGACAAGTTGGAGGCGCCCCCCATCCTGCTTACAGGTCCCATCCGGCACAACACAAACGATTAG
- a CDS encoding ABC transporter ATP-binding protein, which translates to MGLEINHLCKSFYSPGTGMIQVLNDVNLQVRPGRTYAVVGQSGSGKTTLLSLIAGLDSPDSGDIILDGENLSFMNEDRLARFRAEKIGIIFQQFHLMPHLTAQENISLPLEILKAPDIEKQTRAMLEMVDLTHRRHHLPGTLSGGECQRVAIARALIIKPSLILADEPTGNLDTATGETVADLLFNLVETENKSLILVTHNPSLAGRCRSTFTLERGVLS; encoded by the coding sequence ATGGGGCTGGAAATTAATCATCTTTGCAAGTCTTTTTATTCTCCGGGAACCGGTATGATCCAGGTTCTCAATGATGTGAACCTCCAGGTCAGGCCCGGCCGGACCTATGCTGTCGTGGGCCAGTCCGGCTCCGGCAAGACCACCCTTTTGTCCCTGATTGCCGGTCTGGACAGCCCGGACAGCGGTGATATCATCCTGGACGGCGAAAACCTCTCCTTCATGAATGAAGACCGGCTGGCCCGGTTCCGGGCAGAGAAAATCGGGATTATTTTCCAGCAGTTTCACCTTATGCCCCATTTGACGGCACAGGAGAACATCAGTCTGCCTTTGGAAATCCTCAAGGCCCCGGACATTGAAAAACAAACCCGTGCCATGCTGGAAATGGTTGATCTCACCCACCGGCGTCACCACCTGCCCGGCACCTTGTCCGGCGGAGAATGCCAGCGGGTCGCCATTGCCCGTGCCTTGATCATCAAACCCTCCCTGATCCTGGCCGACGAACCCACAGGTAATCTGGATACGGCCACCGGCGAAACAGTGGCTGATCTGCTGTTTAATCTGGTGGAAACCGAAAACAAAAGCCTGATCCTGGTGACCCATAATCCTTCCCTGGCCGGCCGCTGCCGCAGTACATTCACCCTTGAACGCGGGGTGCTGTCCTGA
- the lptG gene encoding LPS export ABC transporter permease LptG has protein sequence MIKCLHKYWLKEFIRIFIIIQALVIILFVFIDYLSHMDRMLEYDVSFARGLWYVLLKLPYMFVQFTPAGLLLAVISVFGIMNRNEELTALRSSGISVYFLVKPAIGVGCLSALLMLFLGETLIPVSMARSNHIRYHEMVENKGVVHSRKDFWIRSGKMLVHINFFDPAQKTVAGITCTTMGAGFKIASRIDAAKGYYDNGQWILEDVTEQVYDPKIEDYQVTAKPSKVITLDLNPDDLGRVAQKTNEMSYTELRGYVEKVTAEGYDATTYKVDMHGKLAFPFICVIMALTGAATGMRRFVKTNLPVGIAVGMGFCFLYWFVFGFTASLGYAKILPPVVAAWVGNLVFLCLGSIYLIQTE, from the coding sequence GTGATTAAATGCCTGCACAAATACTGGCTTAAAGAGTTTATCAGGATTTTCATTATTATCCAGGCATTGGTTATTATACTGTTTGTTTTTATTGATTACCTGTCCCATATGGATAGAATGCTTGAATACGATGTGTCTTTTGCCAGGGGCCTTTGGTATGTGCTGCTTAAGCTGCCGTATATGTTTGTTCAGTTCACTCCGGCAGGGCTGCTTCTTGCCGTTATTTCCGTGTTTGGTATTATGAATCGGAATGAAGAGCTTACGGCGTTAAGGTCTTCGGGGATCTCTGTTTATTTTCTGGTCAAGCCGGCTATTGGGGTCGGATGTCTTTCGGCCCTGTTGATGCTGTTTTTGGGTGAAACCCTGATTCCCGTGTCCATGGCCCGCTCCAACCACATTCGTTACCATGAGATGGTTGAAAACAAAGGGGTGGTTCATAGTCGAAAAGACTTCTGGATCCGTTCGGGTAAAATGCTGGTGCATATTAATTTTTTTGACCCGGCGCAAAAAACGGTGGCCGGCATCACATGCACCACCATGGGCGCAGGCTTCAAGATCGCCTCGCGTATTGATGCGGCAAAAGGGTATTATGACAACGGCCAATGGATTCTGGAAGATGTCACTGAACAGGTGTATGACCCCAAAATCGAAGACTATCAGGTGACCGCAAAGCCCAGCAAGGTCATAACCCTTGATCTGAACCCTGACGACCTTGGCCGCGTGGCCCAGAAGACCAACGAAATGAGTTATACCGAGCTTAGAGGGTATGTGGAAAAAGTAACGGCTGAAGGGTATGACGCCACCACTTATAAAGTGGATATGCACGGGAAGCTCGCCTTTCCCTTTATCTGTGTTATCATGGCGTTGACAGGGGCTGCCACGGGCATGAGGCGTTTTGTGAAAACCAATCTGCCCGTGGGCATTGCCGTGGGCATGGGATTTTGTTTTCTGTACTGGTTTGTATTCGGGTTTACGGCCTCTTTGGGCTACGCAAAGATCCTGCCGCCGGTGGTGGCCGCCTGGGTGGGCAACCTGGTTTTTTTATGCCTGGGGTCTATCTATCTGATTCAGACGGAATAA
- the galE gene encoding UDP-glucose 4-epimerase GalE, with product MKILVTGGAGYIGSHTCVELLNQGHDVVVLDNLVNSSAKALDRVKNITGKDLAFFQTDLLDETGIHAVFKAHQDIEAVIHFAGLKAVGESVSQPLRYYHNNITGTLNLIAAMEKSGVTAIVFSSSATVYGNPARLPITEDFPLSVTNPYGRTKLMIEEILSDLYTADPKWHITLLRYFNPVGAHSSGDIGEDPREIPNNLMPYVARVAIGQLPRVNVFGDDYDTPDGTGVRDFIHVTDLAKGHICCLPRLMETPGVGIYNLGTGRGYSVIEMIKGFEKACGQNIPYQIAPRRPGDIAACWADPSKAERELGWKAVLDIEDMCKDAWHWQQKNPKGYDS from the coding sequence ATGAAAATTCTTGTCACTGGCGGTGCCGGATATATCGGCAGCCATACCTGCGTTGAACTGTTGAACCAGGGCCATGACGTGGTGGTACTCGATAATCTTGTCAACTCCTCCGCCAAGGCTCTTGACCGGGTCAAAAATATTACGGGAAAAGATCTTGCATTTTTTCAAACAGATTTGCTGGATGAAACAGGGATTCATGCCGTGTTCAAGGCCCATCAAGATATTGAGGCCGTGATCCACTTTGCAGGGCTTAAGGCTGTGGGGGAATCGGTTTCGCAACCCCTGCGCTATTACCACAACAATATCACCGGCACCCTGAACCTGATTGCTGCCATGGAAAAATCGGGTGTAACCGCCATTGTCTTTTCCTCATCCGCCACGGTTTACGGCAACCCGGCACGCCTGCCCATTACCGAAGACTTTCCTTTGTCCGTAACCAACCCCTACGGCAGAACCAAACTGATGATTGAAGAAATTCTGTCCGATCTTTACACGGCCGACCCCAAATGGCACATTACCCTGCTGCGGTATTTCAACCCGGTGGGGGCACATTCGTCCGGAGATATTGGCGAAGATCCCAGGGAGATTCCCAACAATCTGATGCCTTATGTGGCCCGGGTGGCCATAGGGCAATTGCCCCGGGTCAATGTTTTCGGAGATGATTACGATACCCCGGACGGCACGGGTGTGCGGGATTTCATCCACGTCACCGACCTTGCCAAAGGACATATCTGCTGTCTTCCCAGACTCATGGAAACGCCGGGTGTGGGTATTTACAATCTTGGCACCGGCCGGGGGTATTCCGTGATTGAGATGATTAAAGGGTTTGAAAAGGCCTGCGGACAAAACATCCCGTACCAAATAGCCCCCCGCAGGCCGGGCGACATTGCCGCATGCTGGGCCGACCCGTCTAAAGCCGAGCGCGAACTTGGCTGGAAAGCCGTCCTGGACATTGAGGATATGTGCAAAGATGCATGGCACTGGCAACAAAAAAATCCCAAAGGATATGACTCATAA
- a CDS encoding HEAT repeat domain-containing protein: MASFMSEFERILKTGQINSDTLSQILSLDEDQQQAMIERLAPAPDNVAYDILFFLMNTMEPTHPLRPRLYQLTMDRAHINFKFSMILINHTNPDHPGPITHLIKHILSKETDKALLKDIFRAAGRLGMEFLVDDLAEFVFYDDSELRREAVTAMERIGTNKALHRLEKIAQTDKCDSDILNALTFLKGKQKMPPVSQPREKAKKIESGTKVKDLITPAQNAQNDC, encoded by the coding sequence ATGGCGTCATTTATGTCGGAATTTGAAAGGATACTCAAAACAGGGCAGATAAATTCAGATACCCTGTCACAGATTTTAAGCCTTGATGAAGACCAGCAGCAGGCCATGATTGAACGACTTGCCCCGGCCCCGGACAATGTTGCTTATGATATTTTATTCTTTCTTATGAACACCATGGAGCCCACGCACCCTCTTCGCCCACGTCTGTATCAACTCACCATGGACAGGGCACATATTAATTTTAAATTCTCCATGATCCTGATCAACCACACCAATCCGGATCATCCCGGCCCCATAACCCATTTAATCAAACATATTTTGAGCAAAGAGACAGACAAGGCACTGCTCAAGGACATTTTCCGGGCCGCCGGCAGACTTGGCATGGAATTTCTCGTTGATGACCTGGCGGAATTTGTTTTCTATGATGATTCTGAACTGCGCAGAGAAGCGGTTACGGCCATGGAACGTATCGGCACGAATAAAGCCTTGCATCGACTGGAAAAAATTGCACAAACCGATAAATGCGATTCGGACATCCTGAATGCCCTTACTTTTTTAAAGGGTAAACAAAAAATGCCTCCTGTGTCCCAGCCCCGGGAAAAGGCAAAAAAAATCGAATCCGGCACTAAAGTAAAAGACTTGATAACACCGGCACAAAATGCACAAAATGATTGTTAA
- a CDS encoding IscA/HesB family protein — protein MIALSDAAKTQIDNYFEGKEPTPIRIFLNSGGUAGPSLAMALDEPKDSDDLFDVKGLKFVVDKEFMERAQTIEIDFNGMGFSLNSGLDLGQGGKCGGCSGGTCG, from the coding sequence ATGATTGCACTTTCAGATGCTGCAAAAACGCAGATTGATAACTATTTTGAGGGGAAAGAACCCACCCCCATCCGGATTTTTCTCAACTCAGGCGGCTGAGCGGGTCCGTCTCTTGCAATGGCTCTGGATGAGCCTAAGGACAGCGACGACCTCTTTGACGTTAAAGGGCTTAAATTCGTAGTAGACAAAGAGTTTATGGAAAGAGCACAGACGATTGAAATTGATTTCAATGGTATGGGCTTCAGCCTTAATTCCGGCCTTGATCTGGGCCAGGGAGGCAAATGCGGGGGATGCTCAGGCGGAACCTGCGGGTAA
- a CDS encoding flagellar basal body-associated FliL family protein — MEQQVKEVILNRCAAVCAVMVMVLVCIAGCGGAKEKKDTDLVPGNWIYYRNRTYILTAMDMKGTWTSSVRIADVTSKIVDSRGTAGGTWHLDEGQLIFTVEASDIEDVWKKNDTRFYKVLELSKHLMVLEGENGRKEEWKKTVPQKGKEGSGALNPIVSMAPYAVNLDKHSSNVQDRYLCLSMHLELMELMPEQPVPQFHPRARDAAIIYLSSLTYDDVSDFDRIKIQKEKVKDVLNPYMEGLIKEVVIDHVVVAVSAAKVEEFMIEHRAAPSKEGPVEGEGAGTGEEGAEKENPKAS; from the coding sequence ATGGAACAACAGGTTAAAGAAGTGATTTTGAACAGATGTGCTGCTGTCTGCGCCGTCATGGTCATGGTCCTTGTCTGTATTGCAGGGTGCGGCGGAGCAAAAGAAAAGAAGGATACGGATCTGGTCCCCGGTAACTGGATTTACTACCGGAACCGCACCTATATTCTCACCGCCATGGATATGAAAGGCACATGGACATCGTCGGTCAGAATTGCAGATGTGACCTCTAAAATTGTTGATTCCAGGGGAACGGCCGGCGGAACCTGGCATTTGGACGAAGGACAGCTCATTTTTACCGTCGAGGCGTCAGATATCGAAGATGTCTGGAAAAAGAATGACACCCGTTTTTACAAGGTGCTTGAACTCAGCAAGCATCTCATGGTCCTTGAGGGCGAAAACGGCCGCAAGGAGGAATGGAAGAAAACAGTGCCCCAGAAGGGAAAAGAGGGTTCAGGTGCTCTTAATCCCATTGTTTCCATGGCGCCGTATGCTGTTAATCTGGACAAACATTCATCCAATGTTCAGGACCGCTACCTGTGTCTGAGCATGCATTTGGAACTTATGGAACTGATGCCGGAGCAGCCGGTGCCCCAATTTCATCCCAGGGCCAGGGATGCCGCCATCATCTATCTGTCTTCTTTGACCTATGATGATGTCTCTGATTTTGATCGCATCAAGATTCAGAAAGAAAAGGTCAAGGATGTACTCAACCCATATATGGAAGGGTTGATTAAAGAAGTCGTCATTGATCATGTGGTTGTCGCCGTTTCCGCAGCCAAGGTGGAGGAATTTATGATTGAACACAGGGCTGCACCAAGCAAGGAAGGGCCGGTTGAAGGAGAAGGGGCAGGGACCGGTGAAGAAGGCGCAGAAAAAGAGAACCCAAAGGCATCCTGA
- the cutA gene encoding divalent-cation tolerance protein CutA: MEIRFVYMTAENMDEASQIARTLVQRRLAACVNIIDGMRSVYEWKGTLQEEREVVMIAKTRADCLPDLVEAVKGMHSYDCPCIVGLDVLDGNNAFLDWIRAQVGPASVADNEWHAKQD; encoded by the coding sequence ATGGAAATCAGATTTGTATACATGACAGCCGAAAATATGGACGAAGCGTCACAAATAGCAAGAACATTGGTTCAACGGCGGTTGGCCGCCTGTGTAAACATCATTGACGGTATGCGTTCGGTTTATGAATGGAAGGGAACCCTTCAGGAAGAGCGCGAGGTGGTGATGATTGCAAAAACCCGTGCGGATTGTTTGCCTGACCTGGTGGAGGCGGTGAAGGGCATGCATAGCTATGATTGTCCCTGTATCGTTGGATTGGATGTACTTGACGGCAATAACGCATTTCTGGACTGGATCAGGGCACAAGTGGGCCCTGCGTCGGTAGCGGATAACGAATGGCATGCAAAACAAGATTGA